The Chromatiaceae bacterium genome has a window encoding:
- a CDS encoding PLP-dependent transferase, translating into GADIVVHALTKYLGGHGTTIGGALVDSGKFPWAEHKARFRRLNEPDVSYHGVVYTEALGAAAYIGRARVVPLRNMGAAISPFNSFLILQGIETLHVRMDRHCENALAVAQFLQAQPQVAWVRYAGLPGHPDKPLVDKYMGGRASSILSFGIKGGLASGARFIDALKLAVRLVNIGDAKTLACHPASTTHRQLAPAELARAGVAEDMIRLSIGIEHIDDIIEDLSQALAAAN; encoded by the coding sequence GGGGCCGACATCGTGGTCCATGCCCTGACCAAGTACCTGGGCGGCCACGGCACCACCATCGGCGGCGCCCTGGTGGACTCGGGAAAATTTCCCTGGGCCGAGCACAAGGCGCGCTTCCGCCGTCTCAACGAGCCCGATGTCTCCTATCACGGCGTGGTTTATACCGAGGCCCTAGGGGCGGCGGCCTACATCGGCCGGGCGCGGGTGGTGCCGCTGCGTAACATGGGTGCGGCCATCTCGCCCTTTAACAGCTTCCTGATTCTGCAGGGGATCGAGACCCTGCACGTGCGCATGGATCGCCATTGCGAGAATGCCCTGGCGGTGGCCCAATTTCTCCAGGCGCAGCCCCAGGTGGCCTGGGTCCGCTACGCCGGCCTGCCGGGTCACCCGGACAAGCCCCTGGTGGACAAATACATGGGCGGCCGCGCCTCCAGCATCTTGTCCTTCGGCATCAAGGGTGGTCTGGCGTCCGGCGCCAGGTTTATCGACGCCCTCAAGCTGGCGGTACGGCTGGTCAACATCGGCGACGCCAAGACCCTGGCCTGCCACCCGGCCAGCACCACCCACCGCCAGCTCGCCCCGGCGGAACTGGCCCGCGCCGGTGTCGCGGAGGACATGATCCGTCTCTCCATCGGCATCGAGCACATCGACGACATCATCGAGGACCTGTCTCAGGCGCTGGCCGCGGCCAACTAG